In Myotis daubentonii chromosome 16, mMyoDau2.1, whole genome shotgun sequence, one DNA window encodes the following:
- the CHCT1 gene encoding CHD1 helical C-terminal domain containing protein 1: MESSDGQGDGEDKPLEKVMDGPCLEKSSSTIPAGDSLVCHAKGLDQCTFRICKECLRPLKKCLRKLSLPQDLPQKKKLKYMKQSLVVLGDHINTFLKHYCRAWEMKHWKKMLWRFVSLFSELEAKQLLRLYKYTKNNQNTKFLAAFCPLDAPESCLLADQEDNLPKLCSAWGLHSNISGMKERLSKMQAPSGEASLLVEPRSSIHVRRGSLRKLHQTPKLKRKRIKEAPETPETNP, translated from the exons ATGGAGTCCTCAGATGGGCAAGGGGATGGAGAGGACAAACCGCTAGAGAAG GTGATGGACGGACCCTGCTTGGAGAAGAGTTCCAGCACCATCCCCGCTGGAGACTCACTTGTGTGCCATGCCAAGGGCCTGGACCAATGCACCTTCAGAATT TGTAAAGAATGTCTAAGGCCATTAAAGAAGTGCCTGCGAAAGTTgtccctgccccaggaccttccCCAGAAGAAGAAGCTAAAGTATATGAAGCAGAGCCTTGTGGTCCTAGGCGACCACATCAACACCTTTCTGAAGCACTACTGCCGAGCCTGGGAGATGAAGCACTGGAAGAA GATGCTCTGGAGATTCGTCTCCCTCTTCTCAGAGCTGGAGGCAAAGCAGCTTCTCAGGCTCTACAAGTACACCAAGAACAACCAGAACACCAAGTTCCTG GCAGCCTTCTGCCCGTTGGACGCTCCGGAGAGCTGCTTGCTGGCTGACCAGGAAGACAATCTGCCCAAGCTCTGCAGCGCCTGGGGGCTGCACAGTAACATCAGCGGCATGAAGGAGAGGCTATCCAAGATGCAGGCCCCCAGCGGCGAGGCCTCCCTGCTAGTGGAGCCAAGATCCAGCATCCATGTGAGGAGAG GTTCTTTAAGGAAACTTCATCAAACACCAAAACTCAAGAGAAAGAGGATTAAGGAAGCCCCAGAAACCCCAGAGACCAACCCATAA